Sequence from the Panicum virgatum strain AP13 chromosome 5N, P.virgatum_v5, whole genome shotgun sequence genome:
GCTAGAATCCTTGGCGCGAcgaaaatcgcccaccaaaGCCAACACCCTTCTAGGCACTAGTCCCTGGGATCTATTAGGACGTATTTGACCGGAGGGAATCGCCTAAAACCATCTAGAACTAGAGATCGACCATGACAAGCCAAATACCTTGAATGAGCTCCTATCCGCGCGAATACCTTGAATCCCCTGCTCCCCAAGGATGGAATCAAGGAGAAGATGATCCCCCACACTGATTTGATCCTTCCCCGGCCTTGggttctagggtttgggtgagaggggagggggaagaGAGCTCGGGCTCGAGCTGGCTCTGGTGAGGTGGAAGGAGTTGGTGAGGTAGAGAGAGTGTGGTTTAAATGAAGTGGGGCCCTCAAAAACGGTTGGCTCAGGTTTGACCGATTAGACCGGTgcaaccgaccggtcagaccaggcACAGGCTGACAGGAAAGTTTTTAGTTTGGTGACTTGGCGCGTGGTTTGAAACTAATGatcatgattaatttaattaaCTAGTAGATTAACACCTGAGTGTTACACGGATGCTCTGGTCTGGTGGCGACGCGGCGCGTGCGCTGTCTTGGCATGGCACCGTGGCACgcctgggttgggttgggtggcCAACTGTACAGATATCTGGTTGGCTCGAGGGGATGGATGGCAGCCAACGTCTCTGTTCTGCCTGCCTCCAAGATTGTTGGTGTTGCGTGCTGCGGCTGCGAGCTCCGTCCTCCGGTTTCTGTACACACCCGAACCCGATGGACGCGACGAGCTGGCCTTGCAAGACGAAGTTGCATAGTGCAACAGCTCGAtgcgggcgacggcgacggcgacgcctctCGGTGTCCCTCATTGGACGCACGTTTTCCTTGCACGTCGCCGATTCGCCATACATGGAAAGGCGGCCACGGAACTTTGGCCATATTTAATGCCCATCCACTCCGATCCTTCGGATAGCTCGACGATGGTACCAGCGGCGGAACATTGCATCTGAACGAACCCCGCGGGTCTATCTCAACAAGGGTGGACGATGagttatcatatatatatatatatatatatatatatatatatatatatataaagatatATATAAACCATCACCTCTGCCGTCACGTGACCCCAGAACCGGCGAAGAGGCAGTCCTCAACTCAAGTGGCGCCACCCCATGCACTTAACCAGGCAGTAAGTAATTAATTATCAGCAAGTGCTAGATACGATGATGGGTCCCGGTAATTTCCGAGTTCACTAATCACACGACGCACGTGCTGGGAAATTGCCGCCGCGGTTGGCAAACATCTATCCATGGATGCATCATCATCACCACTCACTGTGTGCTGGATCGGGCAATGCGTGCGTGGTGTATCTACTAAGACGACTAGATAGGCCGCGGTAAAGTGGACGCCAACGAGCGTTGCGTTTCAGCGAGATTCAGTTAATGTGTAATTCCACTTCGCTGTCGCGCCATCGCCTACCTGATCACGTACGCACGCGGGGTCATTATATTAACCGTGTCCAGTGTCCACGGCGTCGTCGGCGCACGGCCACTTTCTACTGCCAACACTGCTGCTACGCCGGCGTCAGGCCGACCGCCGCGGCGTCGACGCCTAGCTCGCCGGCGAAAGTGAGACCAGCTTCGCTGGTAGCAGATAATGCGGTTGCTAGGCTCGCGACAGGTGTGGCCTGCCCCCGGTCAGGTGCACCGTACCGTGCCCAACGTGCCAGTAGTGCGCGGCGATCTACCGATCGATACATCGATAGATCAGGAACACGGGCGATGGATCTTGGACTCCGACGCTATTTTGGAcccgagaaaaaaaaactttggacTCGGAATCCAGGTCGGCACACGGCTGCGTTTAATTTGGACGGCCAGGATTGCTCCGCCTATACTCAAATGATACGTGGTGCATCGGACGGCCGGAAATGCACATGCCGATCGCATGGTAATCGTCCATGCGTGCCCAGCCGTCGTGCAATCATCTCACGGTCACCACCCGTAACCAGCGGCGGTCTCGGCTCTCCCTCCTTGACTGACTAGCTAGCTAGGGACCAGGGTTAGTTACATTTGTCCCGTCCAAAAATTCCAAAAGCGCAGGGCGGGGGGCGTCATGCATGTCGCCGCCGTACCAATCGACACGTGACGCATCCGATGGAGTGAGAAATGAAACATCCATGAAGCCTGCTCGCTTCAGGccggttcagacttcagacgaGACTTCgagctcagcagcagcagcagtcgaGGGATGGCTGCCTCGCTCGGGCGTATAAATTGTCGGGCCTGGCACGGGGAGCTCCGTCGTCAACCGCAGCGCGGCAGCAGCGGCCAGTGTAGGCGCGTAGCAGTGAATAGTGATCGGTGACTCGGTGTGCCGTGTGCGAGCGTGAAGTGCGTGCGCATGGCGGCGCCGCTGGGACTCGTCGGCCACGAGGCGTACGCCGCCTGCTCCTAcccgcagcccgccgccgccgccgcctcctcctacTTCTCCCCTCCTGAGCTCGTGGCGGACAGCGGTGGTGCCGTGATGGAGCTCGCGCCGCCCATGGCTGACTACTGCCTCCCGGGGATCATGGGCGCGCGAACGCCCGACTACtactgctcgccgccggcgccggtgttcgccaacggcggcgctgccgctgccgagAATGAGATGATGAACAGCATGTAAGTTCTTATTCAGTAGCTTGGAGCCTTGGAGCGTGCAAAAATGTGTGGAAGAGATCATGCATGGTGTTGATCAAGAGTTGGTGGTTTGGTCGAATGAATCCAGGAGCTACGTGGGCGATGACGGGAGGATGATTACGATGAGCGGGTCGGCCGGGAACGGCGGCCGGCCGTCGCCGCGGATCGGGTTCCGGACGAGGTCGGAGGTGGACGTCCTGGACGACGGCTTCAAGTGGCGCAAGTACGGCAAGAAGGCGGTCAAGAGCAGCCCCAACCCGAGGTACGCGCGcacccgccattgccgccgcgcgcacgcagATTCCTCGATCGGTCGCTGCCTTTCCGTTGCGCTCATGATCAGCGATCGCCGGTGCAGGAACTACTACCGGTGCTCGGCGGAGGGGTGCGGCGTGAAGAAGCGCGTGGAGCGGGACGGCGACGACCCGCGCTACGTCGTCACCACCTACGACGGCGTCCACAACCACGCCGTGCCCGGGCGCGGCGCCCAGCGGCCTGCGCGCTCGGCGCCCCTGGTGGCGGCGCCGTGGAGCGCGCCCGCCGCTCCCTGTGATCCGTGGGGGACGCAGCTCCACGCCGCGGCTCACTCGTCGGAGTCGTCGTACTGATCGGCCACTGCTAGTGCTAGCTTCCTACGCACCACCATGTAAAATGTTCAGAAATGGGGAGATCGATCCCCGCTTTTTTTTGGGTTTGTACCATATTACCATAATAGTTACACACTGAATCGGTTTGTCTGATTCGCTTGACTGGACATCGCAAATTCCTGTGTGTAGTTACTTTTATGatcttactccctccattttttcTAAATATATGGTGTTTAGGGCAAGTTAATTAGTTTATTTTTAAATGAATTTGCTTATCGATCCTAAACATAATGTATTTAGacatggagggagtattttgtAGTACTGATCGAGCTGCTAATCAATCTTTGGTAGGAACACATCGTGGAATTCTATGGTCCATAAGAAGGGGGATTGCGCCTTTTATTTCTTAAGGTGTTATATCGGCAATATATTGTTCTTgtcaaaaagaaacaaaaacaaaactctaGTTCAGGAACTGATAAGACTGACAGCATAAGAGTCGTATATTTCGCGAAGTACATGtatattgcaaaaaaaaatatcagtTAGGGCGTGCGACCGATTCCATTCATCAGTTAACCCTGTCGTCCTGATCTTCTCTAATGAGAACTCTGCAACTTACGGTGGTTGGTTTGCTTGGTTCAGACTTCAGGTCAGAGTTTCAAGtgctatctattatattattaaaggagtgttaaaagaagccaccacgttcgccgagagagtctagaaattcccacattaatctaaaaaagagaagaatttgcaccgttggattttatgaagatctaacggttcaaactaactcaagagttcatatcaaatacgattaataaatagctaatttcggatttaaaaaattaaggaaaattaagacatggcaaagagtccatgctgaatactattagtaaatagtttaattcggaattaaaaaataaggaaattagggcttaatcaaagagtccatgttgaatacaattactaaataggaaaattctgaattattaaattaaaaaatagcattaccactagataaaaattaatattagctgaatagctaaatttaaaattaaaagtataaattctattatattattaagggagtgttaaaacaagccaccacgttcgtcgagagggtctagaaattcctacGTTATTCTATGACTGTCCAACTGTTGTCAGTTGACTAATTTTTTAGTATGTCATATTGTTAGTACCTGTTAAAAGTTTTGCAAACGGATTATGCGTTCTGGACGATTGAAGAAGAGGGGGGCATGGATAATACGTGAGCTTGATGGAAAAACATATGTTTTAGAATTAATCTGGACTGTTAATacctctttgcaaagagataatATTGACTTGAATTCCTAGCAACTACTGGTAGAAGTATaaattctattatattattaagggagtgttaaaacaaaccaccacgttcgtcgagagggtctagaaattcctacGTTATTCTATGACCGTCCAACTGTTGTCAGTTGACTAATTTTTTAGTATGTCATATTGTTAGTACCTGTTAAAAGTTTTGCAAACGGATTATGTGTTCTGGACGATTGAAGAAGAGGGGGGCATGGATAATACGTGAGCTTGATGGAAAAACATATGTTTTAGAATTAATCTGGACTGTTAATACCTCTTTACAAAGAGATAATGTTGACTTGAATTCCTAGCAACTACTGGTAGCTAGCAGCACGGTGGTCGCAGGCAACAGGCTGGCAGAGGGAGCCTCCGACGCGATGTGCCCCCGGTGTCGTGGCACTGCCCCGACGTGAAGGGATgtcgaagatggatggatggacggaCGATTTCGTGATGATGATGGAGTAAAGAAACGAGATGAGAtgtcaaatacgattaataaatagctaatttcgaatttaaaaaataaaaaaaagacatgacaaagagtccataccaaatacgattagtaaatatagcttaatttggaattaaaaaaataaggaaattatgactcaaccaaagagtccatgttgaatacaattactaaataagCAAATTCggaattataaaattaaaaaaaaatagcattggcacacgacaaaaaaattattattagcgaaatagctaaattaaaaattaaaagtataaaaaaattggcatcaaatatcattaataaatagataaatgcaagaactagaataaaaaaaattattgttgatATGTGTAGTGATTATGAatcatattaagaagaaaatagctaaataaatagtatcaaatgcaataataaaaatccaAGTTTGAGTTTCATGGCAAATAAAGTTAATAAATACTCCAAATTAACGAAGATCTAAATAATATTTGTGTATAGGATTTACACCATTCAAtttaatgaagatctaacgaTCTAAATTGGACAAAAGAGTCAATGTCCAATTTAATGAGATGCAATATTTTAAACTACCAAAAAGTGTATGTATCCAATTAAAGTTAAATACAGGGTCCGCATGACATAAAAACTCATGTTACCATCTATGTCTCGCATTAACCTTCCTtaaagatgcaaaaaaaaaatggcagTAGCATAAGCTTGACAACACGACCATGGTTGTATTGTATTGGTACTATTGAAAGAGATAATTACTTTGAAAAATCTTTGGAACGCCCTGCACTACGACGCGACCATAGTCTTTGCCCAAGATTCCGAATCACAACTTTTTGGTCATGCAGTACATGCAGCTGCATGAAGCACACTGGATTCTACTCAAAATCATTGCCGAactcaatcaatccatttcttCCGGAGCAACCAAACGTCAAGATAGGGAcgaaaaaataatgatgatgcGCAGAGTTTCACATATTGCAATCTATTGCAAGACCATTGGCACCTTATGATTGTAAGTGTGGGCCAATGAATACGCAGACGAATTAATGTGAGAGAAATATCCGCTAAAGAACTAATGCTTTCTCCAAACAAGAATTATCATCGTAAATATTGCATATTCTTGAACAACTttagttatacaaactaatATGATGGTGGTCAACAAAGAATTATGATTCTATGGGCATATAAtagttccatacaagtaataaTCACTGGGATAAAGAGTAAAGCACCGAAACCTACAAATAAATGTGACTATTATTAGCTCAATCTAAATAGATGCATGGGAAAAATCAGGGAGTTAGTCAtgtgaggaatcaaatagcATAGATGATTATTAACATTATTATCCCCATCTAATTTTCTATAAGTACACACTAGGCATGGAACACAAATGTGATCGATACCTCTAAAGAAgtatagagaaagagaagagaaaaagataaagaagcacCAAGATTGAACGGGTAAGGAAAGTAGAAAAAGGAGACTAGAAAAAGAAGgcaggaaaaatgagaaaatgagggcaaaagaaaaggacaaagtgaatttattggtttagtctataaataatatcattagaatgagaaaaatattaaattatagccatgtcctgttggacatttgacatctttcatatattcatgaaaaaatagaagaagcGATCTACCGAACGGTTTTCAAAACAGCTCTATATCCATAAAAAAGCTGCTCCATCAAAGAAGCCACAACTGAAATTATTTTAGCCACAGATACAGGCCTGAAGCCCTGCTAATCTATCTCAAAGTCGATTGCCTACAGTACAAaatcaaatgattcaaacaaaTGTACGTTGTCGATGCTCCTCTTCGCTCAGAAAAAAAACCCTGAGGCACAATACTAAACAGGAAACTTCTCCATTAGATGCATCGGATGCGATACACACTAATTGATTTCAAATATACCGAGGAACAAAATAGAAGACAGAGAAATCAATAAAAATTGCtagagaaaatgaaaaataaagaaaagagttagaaacaacaacaaagatatatatggaactatctatcaccgagatgacaaaactctaaagtagaccaatatatgcagtcatatgggctaaaaacaaataaattgtgcagtaaccaaagtgagaaaaataataataggttcgattaaataaaaaatttaaaacatataTGCATTAACATAGCACGCATATATATAAGTTTTGTATAACATTTATTTACCAAAGCCAGCAGGAGGCCTCAACTTATTTtttaacataattttttttgtctaatccatgatcatttttatttcACTCCGATGATGAGTCAGGTCTAGATCTGCTAGATGCTACTTAAGTGCTCTAACAACTACACTAGATATATTTTCGCTAAATATTAATCAAAATATTGCAAGATACAAATCGAACTCCAGCATCTAAGTTACAGATTGTTGGCAAACATAACTatcaaatatatataaatatatttcataattataaaaaactttatatgaataCAATTATGTACAATTTGCTCCGTATTCAAGgtgatccaaaattgaattcaatcCTCAAATTAATATTTTGCAGGTTTAAGTACTAAAATATGCAACTATAATATAGAATAAAGCAACATAAAAAGTGATGATTGATATGAACTCCTATGCATAGAAAGCTGCAAGTATTATAATATTCAACAAGAGCAAATGAGAggtaaataaattataaaatacatctcttctgtcaatgtaaatatttttaaagaattaaatgaaaaactagctacccgtgctattagcgcgggccaccttgctagttatcTATTATTAGAACTGTAGCATTGAAGTAGTAGTTTGTTTATGAGGTCTCAATACTATGGCTAATTCATCTTAAACAGCATAGTTCGTTGAtcgaaaaaaaaactcttgaGCAAAGGTGTTTAAACAAATTAGGTCTGATAGGTGAATGTATGGGTGGgcattcgggtaacccgaaaatttcgggtcgggtttttcgggtttttgAAATTTCGGGTTTTGAAAACTGTTACCCGAAATTTGTCCGAAATAATGaaaacccgacatttcgggtacccgaaaattcgggttcgggttcgggtaaaCTCCGAACTACCCGATTTCAAAATGCCATTAGATCCAAACCAACTAACAAGTAGCAGGGCGTGGGAGCCAAgcaagcagcggcggcggcgagatggcGCACCAGATCACGGAGGCCGACGAGCAGAACCCCTTCGGCCGCctcaccccggcggcggcggtggcccacACGAGCACTGGACGCCCTGCGCTGCCTCCAGCGCCGACGCCCGCCCGTCCTCGGCGCCATCGCCTAGTGCAGGAcgccccgcgccacctcccgtCTGCGGCGCCGTCGCTCGAGGAGGCTGGAGGCCGTCGCCGCCTCTGGATGTTCCTGCGTGGGGGCTTGCGTGGGGGGCGCTGGTGATGGGCTTGCGTGGGGGCTGCAGGTGCGGGTACTCAGATTTGGGGACTGGGTGCTAGAAGGTAAAGAGGCTTGGTGTATTGGTGGGCTAGGCTGGGCTGAATGGAAGTACATGGGTTGGGCGGATTTTCGGGTtattcgggtagttcgggtaccgTGACCTGCTACCCGATTTACCcataataatttcgggtaccgtggtcTGAAACCCGAAGTAGGGAtcgggtttttcgggctcgggttcttcgggttcgggctcgggtttttcgggttcggggttcgggtttcgggtaataTGCCCAGCCATAGGTGAATGAACGTGATGAACTGAACATTCTCTTGTCACAGTCGAATTGAATGCAGGGCGAGATGGTGCTAGACGTGCAGTCGACTAACCCCAATATGATATCGTCACAGTCCTTAACACGGGTTGAAATTCTCTTGTCAGTAATTCTATGGAGAGTTTGAATATATGTATATTGGTCTGAAAGCGCTGTTTCAGAAACTGAAGAACACACAGGGAGAGGCAGAACCCTGTTCCAGAATCTGAAGAAATGGACAGCGCACACACTAATACAATCAACGAGAGGCTCCTATGTTTCGTCCAGTGGATATTTAGTCAACTTTGATTGGTTCGCTGGTCGTTGTCTTCTCTGACGAGCAAGCAGCTGCCTCTCTCGCTAATCTCCAACTAATGCGGTGGTTGCTTGACCTGGTTCAGATCAGAGTCCCTCCAAAGTCATGGTGATCAACTTAATTCAAGTTTGAAATTTATATCTCGCATGTGGATCGATCGGACAACGCAGGACTCACTTGACCGATACGATTAATTCTTGAACAAATCAAATGACCCCTCATCTTCCATGATTCCATCTCAAAACCTCAGTTGGGATCTCTGGCAATGGGCGAATAACGGTGTTTGACGGCTTCTGCAGCTTCATCATTTATCATGACCACTGATCTTAATCATGCTGCACCTGCAGTTGCAGGTTCAGAGTTTAGACCCCATCAGATTTAGCAGGAACAACCTGATCAAAACTTCTTTAATTTTATTCCACCCATTCATGGTAGATACAGTTTACTCATCCGCTCTATGTACACCGATTGATCATTTCATCCCTGTTACATAGATATGATCACCATTTCTTCTCCAGCCAATATGACTACTAAAAACTCCAAAACTAATCCAATCAACAAAGTGATTAACCACGATGCACTTATTAATTACATATGAACCACTGTCCTACACAAAATCTAATTCGTGCGTGCGTGCGCT
This genomic interval carries:
- the LOC120674279 gene encoding WRKY transcription factor WRKY24-like, coding for MAAPLGLVGHEAYAACSYPQPAAAAASSYFSPPELVADSGGAVMELAPPMADYCLPGIMGARTPDYYCSPPAPVFANGGAAAAENEMMNSMSYVGDDGRMITMSGSAGNGGRPSPRIGFRTRSEVDVLDDGFKWRKYGKKAVKSSPNPRNYYRCSAEGCGVKKRVERDGDDPRYVVTTYDGVHNHAVPGRGAQRPARSAPLVAAPWSAPAAPCDPWGTQLHAAAHSSESSY